A DNA window from Acropora palmata chromosome 12, jaAcrPala1.3, whole genome shotgun sequence contains the following coding sequences:
- the LOC141860445 gene encoding uncharacterized protein LOC141860445 has product MMEDSKAESENHQGTNQDEGAEAESQSPSGKGKQRRSQILGELYRVKKEMIGNSNIVTKPEVKPYTPDVFNDLSPYYNKFIVDYMINDQVDYVPRPGWGTRATSLRVVDPDVSWRMDHFPGPMYDSVVPRGFYKPYIWARNIPGKDGSQGSTRLPPIPKVTYPRFQQKEYQHFNMNYSHVQPFRKDIERHKESKAQSRMKEDHRKTVDDWNRMNLAELKALPLQSRFHVKKTIVSYLGTSTGSNKALKPLLNELSTDQGMAQSGKS; this is encoded by the exons ATGATGGAAGACAGCAAAGCTGAAAGTGAAAATCATCAAG GAACTAATCAGGACGAAGGAGCAGAGGCTGAATCCCAATCCCCAAGCGGTAAAGGAAAGCAGAGGCGATCTCAGATACTGGGTGAATTGTACCGagtgaagaaagaaatgattGGCAACAGCAACATTGTTACCAAACCGGAAGT GAAGCCCTACACTCCAGATGTTTTTAACGACTTGTCTCCTTACTACAACAAGTTCATTGTCGATTACATGATAAATGACCAG gTTGACTATGTTCCCCGGCCAGGGTGGGGTACAAGAGCTACATCTCTGCGCGTTGTGG ATCCAGATGTCTCGTGGCGAATGGACCA TTTTCCAGGTCCAATGTATGACTCAGTAGTTCCTCGTGGTTTTTACAAGCCTTACATTTG GGCCAGAAATATTCCTGGAAAAGATGGCAGTCAAGGAAGCACAAGACTTCCTCCAATTCCAAAAGTAACTTATCCAAGATTTCAACAGAAGGAGTATCAACATTTCAATATGAATTATTCACACGTTCAGCCGTTTAG AAAAGACATTGAACGCCACAAAGAGAGTAAGGCGCAGAGCAGGATGAAAGAGGACCACAGAAAGACTGTGGACGACTGGAATCGGATGAATTTAGCCGAGCTGAAGGCACTGCCTTTGCAATCGCGATTTCACGTCAAAAAGACCATCGTGTCATACCTGGGTACATCTACGGGCAGTAACAAGGCTTTGAAGCCTTTACTGAATGAACTGAGCACAGATCAAGGAATGGCTCAATCTGGGAAATCTTAG
- the LOC141859819 gene encoding uncharacterized protein LOC141859819: MSETEGRNNAESEAQDRENNALTEGKNEEAEDEGFHEVSTADEEDHIGKEKSAGSKKNPTSRVKEAKSYASSRSSTHTFNKKTQQMVAELQRLKIQMSEFHQSVQRPPVKPFSPDIFNSLSPYYNQYLVNCTIQELLQEHGIPRGYGHKPTALGVVDPEVAWRMDNFPNPVQQSRLPGRLFHATQWSRNAVTSHENRGSTRLPPLPMPSFPRFNQSHYQPNKMTYDELTDFRQDLGHTYKRKAERQAKVDYERTVQDWHRMNLVELKKLPPSPRYHIKKAIVSYLGTTPGSSRALAPLTKALSAGTPEPISQP, encoded by the exons ATGAGTGAGACAGAG GGGAGGAATAATGCTGAAAGCGAAGCGCAAGATCGTGAAAATAATGCTCTAACGGAGGGAAAGAATGAAGAAGCAGAAGATGAAGGATTTCATGAAGTTTCAACAGCTG ATGAAGAAGATCACATTGGAAAGGAGAAATCGGCTGGTAGCAAGAAGAATCCTACAAGTCGAGTTAAAGAGGCCAAAAGTTACGCAAGCTCTCGGTCATCAACTCACACTTTTAACAAGAAAACACAGCAGATGGTGGCAGAGCTACAAAGACTGAAGATTCAGATGTCTGAATTTCACCAATCTGTTCAACGTCCTCCAGT GAAGCCATTTTCTCCAGATATCTTTAACAGTTTGTCACCTTATTACAACCAATACCTGGTTAACTGTACAATTCAAGAATTGCTCCAG GAACACGGAATTCCAAGAGGATATGGGCACAAACCAACAGCACTTGGAGTTGTAG ACCCAGAGGTTGCCTGGAGAATGGACAA CTTTCCAAACCCAGTTCAGCAGTCAAGGCTTCCCGGCAGGCTCTTTCATGCGACACAATG GAGCAGAAATGCAGTTACGTCACACGAGAATCGCGGCAGCACCAGACTTCCTCCTTTACCAATGCCCAGTTTTCCGCGATTCAACCAGTCACATTACCAACCCAACAAAATGACATATGACGAACTAACAGACTTCAG ACAAGACCTGGGTCACacatacaaaagaaaagcagaaaggCAAGCCAAGGTGGATTATGAGCGTACTGTACAAGATTGGCACCGAATGAACTTGGTTGAACTAAAAAAATTGCCCCCAAGCCCACGTTACCACATCAAGAAGGCCATTGTGTCATATCTTGGGACAACCCCAGGATCAAGTCGTGCACTTGCCCCTTTGACAAAGGCACTTAGTGCAGGTACTCCAGAGCCAATTTCACAGCCATGA
- the LOC141859818 gene encoding skeletal aspartic acid-rich protein 1-like produces MSGQKFTFILFVAILAFADAAHHEQDNDEGNIYFRTFKRVGRFVFRRMKTGGKKQDLGQTNGFQLELRHLKQKDGSGKDTGEPITTFANHTFSLSSFNRKAEIQGVKAADIKATTNLKKYHAKLSVRIIIFREEGNVTFGNESYGVQMGTIKLFIKVENFTFCDGRTNRSMCRANIRGEFLEIGIRVRNRKGEAGRQETEDERNKREGGKKQRLRCFKQRGKNKCPRIFLFGKDEVGVASQCETDNGTFISQAAGFPKLSGNGNNQMLLFRGPRFNRTITFDPVMELAEDDDGGGDENGGENGDNENHASTMYINVFLFVAVLGTLFL; encoded by the exons ATGTCTGGTCAGAAATTCACTTTCATCCTTTTCGTCGCTATCCTAG CTTTTGCTGATGCTGCCCATCACGAACAAGACAACGACGAGGGAAATATCTACTTTCGAACTTTCAAGAGAGTAGGTAGATTTGTATTCCGAAGAATGAAAACAGGAGGAAAGAAACAGGATCTTGGCCAAACGAATGGTTTCCAGCTGGAACTACGTCATCTGAAGCAGAAAGATGGCAGTGGAAAGGATACCGGTGAACCGATAACTACGTTTGCAAATCATACATTCAGCCTGTCATCATTTAATAGAAAGGCTGAAATTCAAG GTGTTAAAGCTGCAGATATTAAGGCGACGACAAATCTGAAAAAATACCATGCCAAGCTCAGTGTGAGAATCATCATCTTCAGAGAGGAAGGAAATGTGACTTTTGGTAATGAGTCGTACGGAGTACAAATGGGAACCATCAAGCTGTTTATTAAG GTGGAGAACTTTACTTTTTGCGATGGTAGAACAAACCGCTCTATGTGCAGAGCGAACATCAGGGGCGAATTCTTGGAGATTGGTATCAGAGTGCGAAACAGAAAAGGAGAGGCAGGGAGACAGGAGACTGAAGATGAGAGAAACAAAAGGGAAGGTGGCAAAAAGCAGCGACTCCGCTGCTTTAAACAACGTGGCAAAAACAAGTGTCCaagaatttttctctttggtaAGGACGAAGTTGGCGTCGCTAGCCAG TGCGAGACTGACAACGGAACCTTCATATCACAGGCCGCAGGATTTCCGAAGCTGTCGGGGAATGGCAACAACCAAATGCTTTTGTTTCGTGGTCCCAGGTTCAACCGAACCATCACATTTGATCCTGTAATGGAATTGGCAGAAGATGATGATGGCGGTGGAGATGAAAATGGCGGTGAAAATGGCGACAACGAAAACCACGCTTCTACCATGTACAtaaatgttttcttgtttgttgcAGTTCTGGGAACTTTGTTCCTGTAG